From Planctomycetia bacterium, a single genomic window includes:
- the gnl gene encoding gluconolactonase codes for MHRLRFSAIALTVISIVSIAARAEEGAPADLLPTLGSIERLDPRFDAIVPKDAVIEVLASGFLWAEGPVWQKQEKAVLFSDIPRNRVMRFKDGEGLSIFLEPAGFTGPGACGSELGSNGLTLDRQGCLISCEHGDRRVSRLTPGGGKRTVADNYRGKRFNSPNDCAVHSSGAVYFTDPPYGLPKGWDDDHRELDCCGIYRVTPDGMVTLVCDTMTRPNGICLSPDEKLLYVAQSDPQAPLWKVFNVKPDGTLDEGRTFFDGTKLFKERKKGLPDGLKVDLAGNVFATGPGGVLVFAADGTHLGTLLTGQATANCAFGDDGKKLYMTADSHLCRTRLSTAGPLPGP; via the coding sequence ATGCACCGCCTTCGTTTTTCTGCGATCGCTCTCACTGTCATCTCGATTGTTAGCATCGCCGCGCGGGCGGAGGAGGGGGCGCCGGCCGACCTGCTCCCCACGCTCGGCTCGATCGAACGGCTCGACCCGCGGTTCGACGCGATCGTGCCGAAGGATGCCGTCATCGAGGTGCTCGCCAGCGGGTTTCTCTGGGCCGAGGGGCCGGTGTGGCAGAAGCAGGAGAAGGCGGTTCTCTTCAGCGACATTCCGCGAAACCGCGTGATGCGATTCAAGGACGGCGAAGGCTTGAGCATCTTCCTCGAGCCGGCCGGGTTCACCGGGCCGGGTGCCTGCGGCAGTGAGCTGGGCAGCAACGGTCTCACGCTCGACAGGCAGGGCTGCCTGATCTCCTGCGAGCATGGCGACCGGCGTGTGAGCCGGCTCACGCCGGGCGGCGGCAAGCGGACGGTGGCCGACAACTACCGTGGCAAGCGGTTCAATAGCCCCAACGACTGCGCGGTGCATTCCTCGGGCGCGGTCTACTTTACCGATCCGCCCTACGGCCTCCCCAAGGGCTGGGACGACGATCACCGCGAACTCGATTGCTGCGGCATCTACCGGGTGACGCCCGATGGCATGGTGACGCTCGTGTGCGACACGATGACCCGGCCCAACGGCATCTGCCTCTCACCCGACGAGAAACTGCTCTACGTCGCGCAGTCCGATCCGCAGGCGCCGCTCTGGAAGGTGTTCAACGTCAAGCCCGACGGCACGCTCGACGAGGGGCGGACATTCTTCGACGGGACGAAACTCTTCAAGGAGCGAAAGAAGGGGTTGCCCGACGGGCTCAAGGTCGACCTCGCGGGCAACGTGTTTGCGACCGGCCCGGGCGGCGTGCTCGTGTTTGCGGCTGACGGCACGCACCTCGGAACGTTGCTCACCGGGCAGGCAACGGCCAACTGTGCCTTCGGCGACGACGGCAAAAAACTTTACATGACCGCCGACTCGCATCTCTGCCGCACGAGGCTCTCCACGGCCGGTCCGCTTCCGGGACCGTGA
- a CDS encoding prolyl oligopeptidase, producing MKKVLFSTLLAAVFLAMQNSLPAAPPPEPADDYLWLEDVSGPRALDWVKARNADSVGSLAAGGGFQDLERRLLSILDSKDRIPGVSRIGRRFYNFWRDAAHPKGIWRRTTLDEYRKAEPAWETVIDLDALAKAEGENWVWHGATVLEPEDRLCLVSLSRGGADADVVREFDLETKAFVAGGFHVPEAKSSVAWRGPDALFVATDFGPGSLTTSGYPRTVRIWPRGTPLAEARPVFEGRPEDMSVGGWRDHTPGFIRDFVTRRIAFYSSELFLLRDDRPIKIEKPDDAEARVHREWLLVRLRSPWTVGGTTYPAGALLAADFARFLAGERSFHVLFEPTERISLAGFAGTRNHLLVSTIDNVRSRLFVLTFRNGAWQRRPLPGVPEIGTAQVSPVDALDSDDYFLTAASPLQPALLSLGSAAADAAPERLKQSPSFFKADGLTVSQHEAVSADGTRIPYFQIGPARLPADGSTPTLLYGYGGFEIPLLPSYDPIAGAAWLERGHVLVIANIRGGGEFGPRWHQAALKDRRPRAYEDFAAVAEDLIARQVTSPRRLGCRGGSNGGLLVGNMYARRPDLFCGIVCQVPLLDMRRFNRLLAGASWMGEYGDPDKPEEWAFIRGFSPYHMVDRDRTYPALLLTTSTRDDRVHPGHARKMAARLAEFGKPVMYYENIEGGHGGAADNRQKAFMEALGYTFLERQAAAP from the coding sequence ATGAAAAAAGTCCTCTTCTCGACGCTGCTCGCCGCAGTTTTTCTCGCCATGCAGAACTCGCTCCCGGCCGCCCCGCCCCCCGAACCCGCCGACGACTACCTCTGGCTGGAGGACGTCTCCGGCCCGCGGGCCCTCGACTGGGTGAAGGCACGCAACGCCGACAGCGTGGGCTCCCTCGCCGCCGGCGGCGGCTTCCAGGACCTCGAACGGCGGCTGCTGTCGATCCTCGACTCCAAGGACAGGATCCCCGGCGTCTCGCGAATCGGCCGCAGGTTCTACAACTTCTGGCGGGATGCCGCGCATCCGAAGGGGATCTGGCGCCGGACCACGCTCGACGAGTACCGCAAGGCCGAGCCCGCCTGGGAGACCGTCATCGACCTCGACGCGCTGGCGAAGGCCGAGGGGGAGAACTGGGTCTGGCACGGGGCGACGGTGCTCGAACCAGAGGATCGCCTGTGCCTCGTGTCGCTGTCGCGCGGCGGTGCCGACGCCGACGTCGTCCGCGAGTTCGACCTGGAGACGAAGGCATTCGTCGCCGGGGGATTCCACGTCCCGGAGGCCAAGAGCAGCGTGGCCTGGCGCGGCCCCGACGCCCTGTTCGTGGCCACCGACTTCGGCCCGGGATCCTTGACGACGTCGGGCTACCCGCGGACGGTCCGCATCTGGCCCCGCGGCACGCCGCTCGCCGAGGCCCGACCTGTCTTCGAGGGCCGGCCCGAGGACATGTCGGTCGGCGGCTGGCGGGACCACACCCCCGGCTTCATCCGCGACTTCGTCACGCGGCGGATCGCGTTCTACTCCAGCGAACTGTTCCTGCTTCGCGATGACCGCCCGATCAAGATCGAAAAGCCCGACGACGCCGAGGCGCGGGTGCACCGCGAGTGGCTCCTCGTCAGGCTGCGGTCGCCATGGACGGTGGGGGGCACGACCTATCCGGCCGGCGCCCTGTTGGCCGCCGACTTCGCGCGGTTTCTGGCAGGCGAGCGGTCGTTTCACGTGCTCTTCGAGCCCACGGAGCGGATCTCGCTCGCCGGCTTTGCCGGCACGCGGAACCATCTGCTCGTCTCCACCATCGACAACGTCCGCAGCCGGCTGTTCGTGCTCACGTTCCGCAATGGCGCCTGGCAGCGGCGACCGCTCCCCGGCGTGCCGGAGATCGGCACGGCGCAGGTGTCGCCCGTCGATGCCCTCGACTCCGACGACTATTTTCTCACCGCCGCCAGCCCGCTCCAGCCGGCGCTGCTGTCGCTCGGCAGCGCCGCGGCCGACGCGGCGCCCGAGCGGCTCAAGCAGTCGCCGTCGTTCTTCAAGGCCGACGGTCTCACGGTCTCGCAGCACGAGGCCGTGTCGGCCGACGGCACGCGGATCCCCTACTTCCAGATCGGTCCGGCGCGGCTCCCCGCCGACGGCAGCACGCCGACGCTCCTCTACGGCTACGGCGGCTTCGAGATCCCGCTCCTTCCTTCCTACGACCCGATCGCCGGCGCCGCCTGGCTGGAACGGGGCCATGTGCTCGTGATCGCCAACATCCGCGGCGGCGGGGAGTTCGGCCCGCGCTGGCACCAGGCGGCGCTCAAGGACCGCCGGCCGCGGGCCTACGAGGACTTCGCCGCCGTGGCCGAGGACCTGATCGCCCGCCAGGTGACGTCCCCGCGCCGGCTCGGCTGCCGCGGCGGCAGCAACGGCGGCCTGCTCGTGGGCAACATGTACGCCCGGCGGCCCGACCTGTTCTGCGGCATCGTCTGCCAGGTGCCGCTCCTCGACATGCGGCGCTTCAACAGGCTTCTCGCCGGGGCGAGTTGGATGGGGGAATATGGCGATCCCGACAAGCCGGAGGAGTGGGCGTTCATCCGCGGCTTCTCCCCGTACCACATGGTCGATCGCGACCGCACCTATCCGGCACTCCTCCTCACCACGTCCACCCGCGACGACCGCGTCCATCCCGGCCATGCCCGGAAGATGGCCGCCCGGCTCGCGGAATTCGGCAAGCCGGTGATGTACTACGAGAACATCGAGGGGGGGCACGGCGGCGCCGCCGACAACCGGCAGAAGGCGTTCATGGAGGCGCTGGGCTACACGTTCCTCGAGCGCCAGGCAGCGGCGCCGTAA
- the gluQ gene encoding glutamyl-Q tRNA(Asp) synthetase: MGCRGRLAPTPTGLLHVGHARTFARAAERAGDAGLVLRIEDLDGSRCRPEFVGAAIADLRWLGLAWTEGPDVGGPHGPYEQRRRADWYREIWRRLEAAGAIYPSPHSRRDVEAAAAAPHDVDEPIFPPSLRPARWERAATPGGVPWRFRVPDGRVIEFTDAIQGRVVRTAGVDFGDFVVWRRDDGAAYELAVVADDHAMQIAEVVRGADLLTSTARQVLIYEALGWRPPAFCHMPLVCDAQGNRLAKRTGGLAIADLRAAGWSAEQVLTAPLPGARGTCSPAPP; this comes from the coding sequence ATGGGCTGCCGTGGCCGGCTCGCGCCGACGCCCACGGGCCTCTTGCACGTGGGCCATGCCCGGACCTTCGCCCGGGCGGCGGAGCGGGCCGGTGACGCGGGGCTCGTGCTCCGGATCGAGGATCTCGATGGCAGTCGTTGCCGGCCCGAGTTCGTCGGCGCGGCGATCGCCGACCTGCGTTGGCTCGGGCTCGCCTGGACGGAGGGGCCGGACGTCGGCGGCCCGCACGGCCCCTATGAGCAGCGCCGGCGGGCCGATTGGTACCGGGAGATCTGGCGCCGGCTGGAGGCGGCGGGTGCGATCTACCCGAGTCCGCACTCGCGTCGCGACGTGGAGGCGGCCGCGGCCGCGCCGCACGACGTGGATGAGCCGATTTTTCCGCCGTCCCTGCGGCCCGCGCGATGGGAGCGGGCGGCCACGCCCGGCGGCGTGCCCTGGCGGTTCCGCGTCCCCGACGGCCGGGTGATCGAGTTCACCGATGCCATACAGGGCCGCGTCGTGCGGACGGCCGGCGTCGATTTCGGCGACTTCGTCGTCTGGCGGCGGGATGACGGGGCGGCCTATGAACTGGCCGTGGTCGCCGACGATCATGCGATGCAGATCGCGGAGGTGGTCCGCGGCGCCGACCTGCTGACGAGCACGGCCCGGCAGGTGCTGATCTACGAGGCCCTCGGCTGGCGGCCGCCGGCGTTCTGCCACATGCCCCTGGTGTGCGATGCGCAGGGGAACCGGCTGGCGAAGCGGACAGGCGGGCTGGCGATAGCCGACCTGCGGGCCGCCGGCTGGTCGGCGGAGCAGGTGCTTACGGCGCCGCTGCCTGGCGCTCGAGGAACGTGTAGCCCAGCGCCTCCATGA
- the fusA gene encoding elongation factor G yields the protein MDLTLLRNMGISAHIDSGKTTLSERILYYAGRIHRIQEVKGDGDGATMDYMDLERERGITITSAATSVRWGDCDINLIDTPGHVDFTVEVERSLRVLDGAILVLCSVGGVQSQSMTVDRQMKRYRVPRLAFVNKMDRTGANFERVVQQLKDKLGCHAIPYQIPIGKEDKLEGVIDLVRMKALYFDGDNGEKVREEAIPAELEAKATEARHKLLEDLAMYSDSLMEKLLSEEVPTEDEIHAVTKAAVHSQSITPVFCGSAYKNKGVQALLDAVVRYLPNPLERKIVAKNWTNADEKFDLEADPKKPLVAMAFKIVDDPYGQLTFMRIYQGTLKKGDTYVNQRTSQKQRFSRIVRMHADKREEIDIAEAGDIVAVMGVDAASGDTYAADAKYCTLESMFVPEPVIKMAITPTQRDGLDKLVKALQRFTREDPTFRVATDEETGETLIAGMGELHLDIYVERIKREYKVEVTVGAPKVSYREAPTRSTAYDYKHKKQTGGSGQYAHIIGHLEPLPEDASENFIFEDAVVGGRVPREYIPSVEKGFLSVLSKGPIAGFPIVGVKATLEDGSYHDVDSSDMAFQICARAGFREAFLDTKPVLLEPIMKMEVEVPADFQGAVTGELNKRRGLIVSTETVGNASTIIAEVPLAETFGYSTDLRSMTQGQGVFTMEFSKYRPTPMNIQREIIEDRKKADLAAAK from the coding sequence ATGGACCTGACACTGCTTCGCAACATGGGCATCTCCGCCCACATCGACTCCGGCAAGACCACGCTGTCGGAGCGGATCCTGTACTACGCCGGCCGCATCCACCGGATCCAGGAGGTCAAGGGAGACGGCGACGGGGCGACCATGGACTACATGGACCTCGAGCGCGAGCGCGGAATCACCATCACATCCGCCGCCACCAGCGTCCGCTGGGGCGACTGCGACATCAACCTCATCGACACACCGGGCCATGTCGATTTCACAGTCGAAGTGGAACGCAGCCTGCGGGTCCTCGACGGCGCCATCCTCGTGCTCTGCAGCGTGGGCGGTGTGCAGAGCCAGTCGATGACCGTCGACCGGCAGATGAAGCGTTACCGCGTGCCGCGGTTGGCCTTCGTCAACAAGATGGACCGCACCGGCGCCAACTTCGAGCGGGTCGTGCAGCAGCTCAAGGACAAGCTCGGCTGCCATGCCATCCCCTACCAGATCCCGATCGGCAAGGAGGACAAGCTCGAGGGCGTGATCGACCTCGTCCGCATGAAGGCCCTGTACTTCGACGGCGACAACGGCGAGAAGGTCCGCGAGGAGGCGATCCCCGCCGAGCTCGAGGCCAAGGCCACCGAGGCCCGGCACAAGCTGCTCGAGGACCTCGCCATGTATTCCGACTCGCTGATGGAGAAGCTGCTCTCCGAGGAGGTGCCGACGGAGGACGAGATCCACGCCGTCACCAAGGCGGCCGTCCATTCCCAGAGCATCACGCCGGTGTTCTGCGGCTCGGCCTACAAGAACAAGGGGGTGCAGGCCCTGCTCGACGCCGTCGTCCGCTACCTGCCCAACCCGCTGGAGCGGAAAATCGTCGCCAAGAACTGGACCAACGCAGACGAGAAGTTCGACCTCGAGGCCGACCCGAAGAAGCCGCTCGTTGCCATGGCCTTCAAGATCGTCGACGATCCCTATGGCCAGCTGACCTTCATGCGGATCTACCAGGGCACGCTCAAGAAGGGGGACACCTACGTCAACCAGCGGACGAGCCAGAAGCAGCGGTTCAGCCGCATCGTCCGCATGCACGCCGACAAGCGCGAGGAGATCGACATCGCCGAGGCGGGCGACATCGTCGCGGTGATGGGCGTCGACGCGGCCAGCGGCGACACGTACGCCGCCGACGCCAAGTACTGCACGCTGGAAAGCATGTTCGTGCCCGAGCCGGTGATCAAGATGGCGATCACCCCGACGCAGCGGGACGGGCTCGACAAGCTGGTCAAGGCGCTGCAGCGGTTCACCCGCGAGGATCCCACGTTCCGCGTCGCTACGGACGAGGAGACGGGGGAGACGCTGATCGCCGGAATGGGCGAGCTGCACCTCGACATCTACGTCGAGCGGATCAAGCGCGAGTACAAGGTGGAAGTGACGGTCGGCGCTCCGAAGGTCAGCTACCGCGAGGCGCCGACGCGGAGCACCGCCTACGACTACAAGCACAAGAAGCAGACCGGCGGCTCCGGCCAGTACGCCCACATCATCGGCCATCTCGAGCCGCTCCCCGAGGACGCGTCCGAGAACTTCATCTTCGAAGACGCGGTCGTCGGCGGCCGCGTGCCGCGGGAATACATTCCCTCGGTCGAGAAGGGCTTCCTGTCCGTGCTCAGCAAGGGCCCGATCGCCGGCTTCCCGATCGTGGGCGTCAAGGCCACGCTCGAGGACGGCTCGTACCACGACGTCGACTCCAGCGACATGGCGTTCCAGATCTGCGCGCGGGCCGGCTTCCGCGAGGCGTTTCTGGACACGAAGCCGGTGCTCCTCGAGCCGATCATGAAGATGGAGGTCGAGGTTCCGGCCGATTTCCAGGGGGCCGTGACGGGTGAGCTCAACAAGCGCCGCGGGCTGATCGTCTCCACGGAGACCGTCGGCAACGCCTCGACGATCATCGCCGAGGTGCCGCTGGCCGAGACCTTCGGCTATTCGACCGATCTGCGGAGCATGACGCAGGGTCAGGGCGTGTTCACGATGGAGTTTTCCAAGTACCGTCCCACCCCGATGAACATCCAGAGGGAGATCATCGAGGATCGCAAGAAGGCCGACCTCGCCGCCGCCAAGTAG